One Pararge aegeria chromosome 4, ilParAegt1.1, whole genome shotgun sequence DNA segment encodes these proteins:
- the LOC120637739 gene encoding E3 SUMO-protein ligase RanBP2-like isoform X2, whose product MYRNKKDVDKHVDSLMFKLSPKDFKTRAYSIARLYFEVGDYGSCQKYVEQYLTQKSNNAAAHKLLGQAFQKLGQKEKAIEQYKTSLDIDPTQTSTILDVCELLADDDVTIDSGRAKYWCEKAEAMFPKHPVTFSLREKLLSVANPDPEALVKLLKTELDTRPKDAVLHIRLIQHLLRNNKIKEAFDHSCNIELDKKLFSNNYAWYESLSEILKYNHLTTTDWLYQLLLLTVKERICVLSLTEVPNSSSKGLVESSNLLHDYDQSIESVAETGPSPGFREFHNSLLKHHQGQLAFHTATFLLKKTKKGQFHWREIKDCSATLMLIAWQTIPIDPKVNWLTHAPEKQQNAVRRWYLEGSYRCSQSGHFLLANMQDKSEVFIDEVSQFCSKTYWKDSLYEKTFSVPEQLAKKKSSHLVSDQFKVPLLRLPRKSEVQAYDDDAQREYPNSLHHFVWILLNYKNYAEFRCTLFDMLSPSAIASCGPETLNKMDILAFLYSATFTAQNLKDNKTNFVSIEMPGLFPANITDLLCSLPQTKWWDCAYKFSQNELGMEYTDIRSTLSRGIEVVRCIDNHALDPELLCILGRTFITKAKKTNASEEKANLEVRALLYYSSAIPLLEKLKSKTVLKIFEKRMFDYTHKQLSTKEINLLLEESKLQIALSHLNDGEYEKVINLLSNVKSPQAYYYLSETYKKIALEETSLSKNIDSKYGSLLNKAKHYAYKALNSMKNFEENTSHSLYTDLQTLIEDLESQLSRIDIDLAASATNDVDLSDEYSVSEIAPMRSRSNHYQNVSSTPKQTRQGVNVNATAYRTAIDSQTIESAQVDQLFLDRIEKQINNFHKTETTINVFMDQTRNWFEENRKLGNHIISTINSHIENTTDQFKDLKISVDQVKEQIDECRNESKDVKDLKKQIAELKKEVNKLKKTSTDHAIDESVLYNLENDYRTNDNPTFTAQLPFQAAPIVPPFAQRLMPPFSMPSNPYQLYGQNFYNLYNQYSQFAQPPAVPGASQMFDPTRAQMNYPGVYPTPDQMYLDVAHLVPPTLPTVPTMPSVPTTHNIPAVSTVSSTSVAPKAATGSTSKVSLDSKENSKSLPVNVVITSSDPLPTCATVPAPVLSVTIPQKHVKGSPHNYQIPLPSSNDCKTVAPPVFSFPTSYKSNVTTASSILNWNSNLSSQAENTLSKPSGNLFDKSDKSESVVDGIFTGFSPNTSINKSRTLSERSNTSIDNYDPCPDFKPIIPLPAEVKITTGEEDETVIFSSRAKLFRFVDKQWKERGIGVMKLLKHKVTGKVRVLMRREQVHKICANHIISPKMELNPMTNETKAYCWMAHDYAEETVILEKFCIRFKTADLGKEFYETFEKARKESSNVGGNDIKYNSNVSKSNFEISVTKVNPSVIETTADIQSGKPVVGGFTFSSKPSFKAIAETTGNEATKVEAPKNKINVFSGLTFNAGNSFTFGNNLNLATSVSNQIVKTPDNADLTKLNTSDVVEDFEPTAEFKPVVPLPALVNQKTGEEDEIILFEHRAKLLRFDVGDKEWKERGLGNIKLLVHKESNKKLRLLMRREQIMKVCCNHSVTKEMSFQKMPNMDKAVTWCAKDFSEGELVSETFCLRFKTAQICDDFIEAVKAAQIKICDDAKAVKEEQNAAKQNNQIGFGDRFKPKPGSWFCKTCYTNNLETFVKCACCETPNPELNSNSNKTSVITSGWGDKFKPKPGSWECKQCFIRNDSNHDQCCACNSSKDGTVKKTEVKTNDAPKFNFGIPSTATQKPSETSSNPSILKTPEPAIFSTSNVQKFTFGIPKTETLTFGATTQSLITPNLFSANKVSSENASPINYSVKKDEMESVSITPVKAPLLETPKTNITSLGKSTGIYEFSFKPSTKGKSPVKSPKDDKGDDSDDNEYASEDEGHHIHFSPVIAMPEKIEVVTGEEQEEELYCHRAKLFIFNKEWKERGVGNVKILKHKETGNLRVLMRRDQIHKICLNHTLVPEIIYKPKDDKTWLFYANDFSEGQVVLQHFCLRFKNKEIALQFKDAVDKALAGKKVLFGANNQPHSENTTSEDVVFVTEIQASSEEKQRAKELMLPENFYTYKNKEPCSGCRGCEEDNNTKPESEKEIPKSSKLGLSVDSNSATPLKNSPLVFQSPTSSVYGTPSNFDRSTNTTMFRTPLSAIKSNTTQAASLATSTFSFTDNDSTDKENTLTDSPNTHISSQPVSFVTGGIMQNQTAASKTSILAAPKLNMLHPSNDMSKSETETIAHTDENKPIFGEKNSGSTGLSTNKSIFSFNPQINKGDSRTTSIFSDTNVSQVNLFSNNSQESIFGPAALKSIQSKPLIFGNGTFSFGTDLSRETPKNIFGVTTIDKQKTSDSTSKNQLEKLQENQNNAKIISEKSDNVSSTLEINKSVEPIVNADSATKDILCKADSSLTFEALVSSSPSIKIQEPGFKWEGAGQQLFVNTSAKESSNKSKNNSGAADDSGAAASAEEEYDPHYEPIVPMPDKIVVTTGEEDEQKLFGERCKLFRFDDKSRDWKERGVGEMKILYHPQRNSYRFLLRREQVHKAVLNMLLFMDLNLLPLKNSVCAWTWAGQNFAESEGEHETLAAKFKTAEIAEAFHNKVVECVRKIQASAAQAIRNEKEGREIKFESVPPLRLPKHLEGARADSKAPSVSHASVAPKPDVGPSNETEKKENGDSQKAGETSDTKQVQFEEPEEGHGNYDDEDYEHDYENAEGYEYYYGNEDEEESSAYYPCKAVVQRDGHQETHEQTHIQVSFDQDICSPKILVTDYNTGEILADMLIHTDTEFQLSGDTCSWSGADYTSNVSVEKSITVTFPDSYTALEFYDSCETSKATCATYASTDPES is encoded by the exons ATGTATAGAAACAAAAAGGACGTCGATAAACACGTGGATAGTTTGATGTTCAAATTGTCACCCAAAGAC TTCAAAACTAGAGCATATTCTATTGCGCGGTTGTATTTCGAAGTGGGGGATTATGGAAGCTGTCAAAAATACGTAGAACAGTACCTCACCCAAAAATCGAATAACGCAGCTGCCCATAAACTACTCGGCCAGGCATTTCAAAAGCTAGGGCAGAAGGAAAAAGCTATTGAGCAGTATAAAACCTCCCTGGACATTGATCCTACCCAAACGAGTACTATTCTGGATG TTTGTGAATTACTAGCAGATGATGATGTTACCATTGACTCTGGACGTGCTAAGTACTGGTGTGAAAAAGCTGAAGCTATGTTTCCCAAACATCCAGTAACATTTAGTTTACGAGAAAAACTCCTGTCTGTTGCAAACCCAGATCCAGAAGCTCTAGTAAAGTTACTAAAAACTGAATTGGATACAAGGCCAAAAGATGCTGTGCTTCATATCCGTCTGATACAACATTTGCttcgtaataataaaatcaaagaagCATTTGATCATAGTTGCAATATTGAgttagataaaaagttattttcaaacAATTATGCTTGGTATGAAAGTCTATCTGAAATTCTTAAGTACAACCATTTAACAACAACTGATTGGTTATACCAGTTGCTTTTATTAACAGTAAAAGAGAGGATTTGTGTTTTAAGTCTAACTGAAGTACCAAATTCTTCTTCCAAAGGCTTGGTAGAATCAAGCAATCTTCTCCATGATTATGACCAATCTATTGAAAGTGTGGCGGAAACGGGTCCATCTCCAGGATTTCGTGAATTTCATAACAGTCTTTTAAAACATCATCAAGGGCAGTTGGCATTTCATACAGcaacatttttacttaaaaagacTAAAAAAGGACAATTCCATTGGAGAGAGATTAAGGATTGTTCAGCAACTTTGATGCTTATAGCTTGGCAAACCATTCCAATTGATCCTAAAGTTAACTGGTTAACTCATGCACCTGAGAAACAACAAAATGCTGTGCGTCGTTGGTATCTGGAGGGATCATACAGATGTTCTCAATCTGGGCATTTTTTGCTGGCTAATATGCAGGATAAAAGTGAAGTCTTTATAGATGAGGTTTCTCAGTTTTGCTCCAAAACCTACTGGAAAGATAGCTTGtatgaaaaaacattttctgtGCCAGAGCAACTTGCCAAAAAGAAATCATCCCATTTAGTTTCAGATCAATTTAAAGTTCCTTTATTAAGGCTACCAAGAAAATCAGAAGTTCAggcttatgatgatgatgcacaAAGAGAATATCCCAATTCTCTTCACCATTTTGTCTGGAttctacttaattataaaaactatgCTGAGtttagatgtacattatttGATATGCTAAGCCCATCTGCGATTGCAAGCTGTGGGCCTGAAACTCTTAATAAAATGGATATTCTCGCCTTTCTTTATAGCGCTACATTTACAGCTCAAAATCTGAAAGATAACAAAACTAACTTTGTTTCTATAGAAATGCCAGGTCTCTTTCCAGCCAACATTACAGATCTTTTGTGTTCCCTCCCTCAGACTAAATGGTGGGATTGTGCATACAAATTCAGCCAAAACGAGCTGGGTATGGAGTACACTGATATTCGATCCACATTAAGTCGTGGTATTGAAGTGGTGCGATGTATTGACAACCATGCGCTTGATCCtgaattattatgtattttaggaAGAACTTTTATCACAAAagctaaaaaaacaaatgcttCGGAAGAAAAAGCAAACCTGGAAGTACGAGCTTTACTTTATTACTCATCAGCCATACCCCTTCTCGAGAAATTGAAatcaaaaactgttttaaaaatattcgaaAAGAGAATGTTTGATTATACACACAAACAGCTCAGTACGAAAGAAATTAATCTTTTGTTAGAAGAGAGCAAACTGCAAATTGCACTTTCACATCTTAATGATGGTGAATATGAAAAGGTTATTAATCTTCTATCTAATGTGAAATCACCACAAGCTTACTACTATCTCAGTGAAACCTACAAAAAAATAGCATTGGAGGAAACCAGCTTATCTAAAAATATTGATAGTAAGTATggaagtttattaaataaagctaAGCATTATGCTTATAAAGCTTTGAATAGTATGAAAAATTTTGAAGAGAATACAAGTCATTCTTTATACACTGATTTACAAACATTAATAGAAGATTTAGAATCACAACTCAGCAGAATTGACATTGATTTGGCAGCTAGTGCTACGAATGATGTTGACTTATCAGATGAGTATTCTGTTAGTGAAATTGCACCAATGCGATCTAGATCAAATCATTATCAGAATGTTAGTTCCACACCTAAGCAGACAAGACAGGGCGTTAATGTTAATGCTACAGCTTACCGTACAGCAATTGATTCCCAGACAATTGAAAGTGCTCAAGTAGATCAATTATTTTTAGACAggatagaaaaacaaataaataacttccACAAAACAGAAACTACAATCAATGTTTTTATGGATCAAACCAGAAACTGGTTTGAAGAGAATCGAAAATTGggaaatcatattataagtactatTAATTCCCACATTGAAAACACGACAGATCAATTTAAAGACCTTAAAATATCTGTTGATCAAGTCAAAGAACAAATAGACGAATGTAGAAATGAGTCGAAAGATGTTAAAGACTTGAAGAAACAAATtgcagagttaaaaaaagaagtaaataaattaaagaagaCTTCAACAGATCACGCTATAGATGAAAGTGTTTTATACAATTTAGAGAATGATTACAGGACAAACGATAATCCGACTTTTACTGCACAACTTCCTTTTCAAGCTGCACCAATCGTGCCACCATTTGCTCAACGTCTTATGCCTCCATTCTCTATGCCATCTAATCCATATCAACTTTACGGACAGAATTTTTATAACCTTTACAACCAATATTCTCAATTTGCGCAGCCACCAGCTGTGCCCGGTGCATCACAGATGTTTGATCCGACAAGAGCTCAAATGAATTATCCAGGAGTTTATCCTACACCAGATCAAATGTATCTTGATGTCGCACATCTTGTTCCTCCGACACTCCCTACTGTTCCAACTATGCCTTCTGTTCCTACTACACATAATATACCCGCCGTATCTACTGTATCTTCGACATCCGTTGCACCAAAAGCTGCGACAGGATCTACGTCTAAAGTGTCACTGGAttccaaagaaaattcaaaatcattACCTGTGAATGTTGTGATAACTTCTTCTGATCCCTTGCCAACATGCGCCACTGTGCCAGCACCAGTGTTAAGTGTAACAATACCACAGAAACATGTTAAAGGAAGTCCCCATAATTATCAAATACCATTGCCTTCTTCAAATGATTGTAAGACAGTAGCACCTCCTGTCTTTAGTTTCCCGACATCATATAAATCTAATGTCACAACAGCGTCGAGTATTTTGAATTGGAATAGCAACTTGTCTTCTCAAGCAGAAAACACGTTATCTAAACCTAGTGgtaatttattcgataaatCCGACAAATCGGAAAGCGTTGTTGATGGTATTTTCACTGGGTTTTCCCCAAATACTAGTATTAATAAATCACGAACTTTATCTGAAAGAAGTAACACATCTATTGATAATTATGACCCATGTCCAGACTTTAAACCAATTATACCATTACCTGCAGAAGTTAAAATTACTACTGGCGAAGAAGATGAAACCGTTATATTCAGTTCCAGAGCAAAACTATTTAGATTTGTTGATAAGCAATGGAAAGAAAGAGGCATTGGTGTAATGAAATTGCTCAAACACAAAGTAACTGGCAAAGTCAGAGTACTTATGAGGAGAGAACAAGTCCACAAAATATGTGCGAATCATATAATATCACCTAAAATGGAACTAAACCCTATGACAAATGAGACTAAAGCTTATTGTTGGATGGCTCATGACTATGCTGAAGAAACTGTTATTCTTGAAAAGTTTTGCATAAGATTTAAAACAGCTGACTTAGGTAAAGAATTTTATGAAACATTTGAGAAGGCCCGAAAAGAATCGTCTAATGTAGGTGGAAATGATATCAAGTATAATagtaatgtttcaaaatcaaattttgaAATAAGCGTCACCAAAGTTAACCCTTCCGTAATAGAAACTACAGCTGACATTCAATCTGGGAAACCCGTTGTTGGAGGATTTACTTTCAGCAGTAAACCATCTTTTAAAGCTATTGCGGAAACTACCGGTAATGAAGCTACGAAAGTAGAAGCtccgaaaaataaaattaacgtgtttAGTGGACTGACTTTCAATGCAGGAAATTCATTCACATTTGGTAATAATTTGAACCTAGCTACTAGTGTAAGTAACCAAATTGTGAAAACGCCAGATAATGCAGATTTAACGAAATTAAATACGTCAGATGTAGTTGAAGATTTCGAGCCAACAGCAGAATTTAAACCTGTTGTGCCACTACCTGCTCTCGTTAACCAAAAAACTGGCGAAGAagatgaaataattttatttgaacataGAGCTAAGCTTTTGCGCTTTGATGTTGGAGACAAAGAGTGGAAAGAAAGGGGACttggtaatattaaattacttgtGCATAaagaaagcaataaaaaattacgACTTTTGATGAGAAGAGAACAGATTATGAAAGTTTGCTGCAATCATTCTGTCACAAAAGAAATGTCATTCCAAAAAATGCCTAATATGGATAAAGCAGTTACATGGTGCGCCAAAGATTTTTCAGAAGGTGAATTAGTTTCCGAAACATTTTGCTTACGTTTTAAAACTGCACAAATATGTGATGACTTTATTGAAGCTGTTAAAGCAgctcaaattaaaatttgcgATGACGCAAAAGCTGTAAAAGAAGAACAGAATGCAGCCAAACAAAATAACCAAATAGGATTTGGTGATAGGTTCAAACCTAAGCCAGGGTCTTGGTTCTGTAAAACATGCTATACAAATAATTTAGAGACGTTTGTGAAATGTGCTTGTTGCGAAACTCCAAATCCAGAATTAAATAGCAATAGCAATAAAACATCTGTCATTACTTCTGGATGGGGAGACAAATTCAAACCTAAACCTGGATCTTGGGaatgtaaacaatgttttattcGCAATGATTCTAATCATGATCAATGTTGTGCTTGTAATAGTTCCAAGGATGGAACTGTTAAAAAAACAGAAGTCAAAACCAATGATGCACCAAAATTCAATTTCGGTATTCCGTCAACCGCTACACAAAAGCCAAGTGAAACCAGTTCCAATCCATCTATACTAAAAACCCCAGAGCCTGCCATTTTTAGTACAAGTAATGTTCAAAAATTTACCTTCGGTATTCCGAAAACCGAAACACTTACATTTGGTGCGACAACGCAATCTCTAATTACACCAAATTTATTCAGTGCTAATAAAGTAAGTTCTGAAAATGCTAGTCCCATTAATTATAGCGTAAAGAAAGATGAAATGGAGAGCGTAAGCATAACACCTGTGAAAGCACCTTTATTGGAAACGCCGAAAACCAATATCACATCTTTAGGTAAGAGTACTGGAATATATGAATTCTCATTTAAACCATCAACGAAAGGAAAAAGTCCCGTCAAATCACCAAAAGACGATAAAGGTGATGAcagtgatgataatgaatacgCATCTGAAGATGAAGGTCACCATATTCACTTTAGTCCGGTTATTGCAATGCCAGAAAAG aTTGAAGTTGTGACTGGAGAAGAACAAGAAGAGGAGCTATATTGTCACAGagccaaattatttatatttaataaggagTGGAAAGAACGTGGTGTAGGCAATGTCAAAATACTAAAACATAAGGAAACTGGCAATCTGAG AGTATTGATGCGACGTGACCAAATTCACAAAATTTGCCTTAATCACACTTTGGTGcctgaaattatatataaaccaaaggatgacaAAACATGGCTATTTTATGCTAACGACTTCAGTGAAGGGCAGGTAGTTCTTCAACACTTTTGTCTTCGATTCAAAAATAAGGAAATAGCATTGCAGTTTAAAGATGCTGTTGATAAAGCACTAGCTGGGAAAAAAGTTTTATTCGGAGCCAATAATCAACCGCATAGCGAAAACACAACATCTGAAGATGTTGTTTTTGTAACTGAAATACAAGCTTCAAGTGAAGAAAAGCAAAGAGCTAAGGAGCTTATGTTACCAGAAAatttctatacatataaaaataaagagccATGTTCAGGTTGCAGAGGTTGCGAGGAAGATAACAACACTAAACCAGAATCAGAGAAAGAAATaccaaaaagttcaaaattggGTTTATCAGTAGATTCGAATTCAGCTACACCACTTAAAAATTCACCATTAGTTTTCCAGAGTCCCACTAGTTCCGTTTATGGTACACCTAGTAATTTTGACAGGTCTACCAACACTACTATGTTCCGCACCCCGTTAAGCGCCATTAAATCGAATACCACACAAGCTGCTTCACTGGCAACATCAACTTTTAGTTTTACAGATAATGATTCAACAGATAAAGAAAATACTCTGACGGATAGTCCTAACACACATATTTCTTCCCAACCAGTTTCTTTTGTTACTGGAGGAATAATGCAAAACCAAACGGCTGCGTCTAAAACTTCAATTTTAGCTGCTCCAAAATTAAATATGTTGCATCCCTCAAATGATATGAGCAAATCTGAAACTGAAACTATAGCTCACACAGACGAAAATAAACCTATCTTTGGCGAGAAGAACTCTGGCAGCACAGGGTTATCAACTAACAAGTCTATATTTAGTTTCAACCCTCAAATTAACAAGGGTGATTCTCGGACAACCTCCATATTTTCGGATACAAATGTTTCTCAAGTTAAcctttttagtaataattctCAAGAAAGTATATTTGGTCCTGCTGCTTTAAAAAGTATACAATCGAAACCGCTAATATTTGGAAATGGAACGTTTTCTTTTGGAACTGATCTGAGTCGGGAAACACCCAAAAACATCTTTGGCGTAACAACTATAGATAAGCAAAAAACCTCAGATTCTACCAGTAAAAACCAACTTGAAAAACTGCAAGAAAATCAAAacaatgcaaaaataattaGTGAAAAATCGGATAACGTATCAAgtacacttgaaataaataaatctgttgAACCAATAGTAAATGCTGACTCTGCAACAAAAGACATTTTATGTAAAGCTGATAGTTCACTAACATTTGAAGCATTAGTATCAAGTTCTCCCAGTATTAAAATACAGG AACCCGGTTTTAAATGGGAGGGTGCCGGGCAACAACTCTTCGTAAATACGTCTGCTAAGGAGTCTAGCAATAAATCGAAGAATAATAGCGGTGCGGCAGACGATTCGGGAGCGGCTGCTAGCGCCGAGGAAGAATACGATCCGCATTACGAACCCATTGTGCCCATGCCTGACAAGATCGTAGTTACAACTGGTGAAGAAGATGAG CAAAAACTGTTTGGCGAACGCTGCAAGTTATTCCGCTTCGATGATAAATCTCGTGACTGGAAAGAGCGCGGAGTCGgtgaaatgaaaatattgtatcATCCGCAGCGTAACAGTTATCGTTTTCTTCTAAGAAGAGAACAG gtTCACAAAGCTGTTTTAAATATGCTCCTGTTTATGGACTTAAATTTGTTGCCATTGAAAAATTCAGTCTGTGCTTGGACTTGGGCCGGCCAGAATTTCGCCGAGAGTGAAGGCGAGCACGAAACATTGGCAGCTAAATTCAAAACAGCTGAAATAGCTGAAGCTTTCCACAACAAGGTCGTAGAGTGTGTCAGG AAAATACAAGCGTCAGCCGCACAGGCCATAAGGAATGAAAAAGAAGGCCGAGAGATAAAGTTTGAGAGTGTCCCTCCATTGCGGCTACCGAAGCATTTAGAAGGTGCCCGTGCGGATAGTAAGGCTCCCTCTGTATCACACGCTAGTGTAGCACCTAAACCAGATGTAGGACCTTCCAATGAAACTGAGAAGAAAGAAAACGGCGATTCGCAGAAGGCGGGTGAAACTAGCGACACGAAACAAGTTCAGTTTGAAGAGCCGGAGGAAGGTCATGGGAACTATGATGACGAGGATTACGAGCATGACTATGAAAACGCTGAAGGCTATGAATACTACTATggg AACGAGGATGAGGAAGAGTCGTCTGCGTACTACCCGTGCAAGGCTGTGGTGCAGCGGGACGGGCATCAAGAGACTCACGAGCAGACGCACATACAAGTGTCTTTCGATCAAGACATCTGCTCGCCCAAGATCCTCGTCACGGATTACAACACCGGCGAGATACTAGCTGACATGCTCATCCATACTGATACCGAGTTCCAG CTGTCTGGCGACACATGTTCCTGGTCGGGGGCTGATTACACCAGCAACGTGTCTGTAGAAAAGTCGATAACCGTCACTTTCCCCGACAGCTATACAGCCTTGGAGTTTTATGACAGCTGTGAG ACCAGCAAAGCGACCTGCGCGACGTACGCGTCGACAGATCCAGAATCGTAG